In the Drosophila teissieri strain GT53w chromosome 3R, Prin_Dtei_1.1, whole genome shotgun sequence genome, ACGGATATCCAGCCATTCCCTACTACCGTAACCGGATTTGCTCGGGATTAGGGGCAGACATCTCCTGGATTTGCGTAAACTCATTTGCCAGACCTTGTGGCAGAATCTGGACTTGGGAAACGCATCCGAAATCATTTCCCCCAAACTGCGTGGAGGAACTGCCGCTTTGTAATCTGATATTTTAGTATGTTTGCACACAAAGGCAGCGGAAAAAGAAATTACTCTTGACCATAAAAACAACGGGAACAATTGCCAAATCGGCTTAGCCTGCCCCTCGTCTTTATTTCGCCATTTGCCGCTTTTCCGGCACGCGAATTTCCTCATTTCCATTCACCTTTTTGTGCGTATTTTCCCATATGAGTTACATTTTAGGCCACAAATATTATCATATCTGTGGTGTCGGTTGTTTTTGATCCCATTATATGAGTTATGTTAGCatgagaaaaaaaacagtgaAGTCAACCAGTTTCCGCATTGAGATATTAAATTACTCAatcaatatttgatttatttcaggTAAAATGGATTTGAAATGGTGGTTAATACAAATTACTTCAGTTGCAAAAAACTGAGAACTATTATCCTGagaacaatttttttattttgctcgGCAACATTTTGACattacttttttattgtaaAGTAAAGTCTAACGATACATAAAAAACCTTTTTCTCAAGATGGGACTCGAAAAATAAAGGCTTGTGTTACTGGGTAGGATTTCTTATACTACTTAAATTGTAAGctatgcataaatatgttaCTATGCTAATATATTGAACATATAAGGAAACAAATAGATTATCTGACTTTTATTGTTGTAGGTTTGGATCCCGCTTTATTAGCCGACGGTATTTCATAGTCTGAAAAGGAAACTGAACTTTTTTAAATGGTACTTTATTATATACAGAGGTTTGCATATTGAAGGCCACACTCCTTTTGCTCAGTCAAGTGCAACTTTGATAACAACAACGGCCCCTTGATTAAAGAAAAGTAATTGATTACAGTATTGATTTCTGGAATCATACGATTCTCAAGAATTCTACGCAAGAATTAATGAAAAGATCAATAAATCAGATGAGGTACTTCCTGATAGCAAAAAGGTATTCGCAAACCCTAATAAATTTCTACCGAACACTTCTTTCAATTCATCATATCAATGAAGTAAACCTCACATTTCCAAAAAAGATACAAGCTATGTATTTgtcaaatcaaaataaatggcaacaaaacacttctgaattgaaataaatctAAGTAACATGTACGAATTTTCAGATATGTACTGAAATGTACTcactaaattaaaaaataaataatacaaatgtatgttttggatattattatataattgagTGCTGcatgatttttatacccgttactcgtatcGTAaaatgggtatactagattccttGAAAACTATGTAAAATGCAGGaggaaacgtttccgaccatataaagtatatatatttttatcaggatcaatagccgagtcgatcgggccctgtccgtccgtccgcctgtccgtccgtatatacgtcgagatctcaggaaccacaaaaCTTAGAAGGTTTAGATTTAGCTCACGGATTTAAGAGACATATacgcagcgcaaatttgttaacccatgttgccaaatggtgatttgatttttgtattagtcttgtaatcttctatcgatatgccaataCTCTtttctaacgcctacaaaccgctcaaagctgccacgcccacacttttaaaatctttttgttatttttcatatttttataagtcttttaaattaaagttctatcgatctgccaaaaaaatgttttgaaatttttaattttgttgttagttttttaatCTTAtcttgatttgccaaaaatatttttgccactCCTACTCTAACGCGCACAAACTGTCAAAAACAGTTAATGTTGCAATTTCttctttgcacttccactagctgagtaacgggtatataatagtcggggaacttgcgttctctcttgtttaattgTTATAAATGAGAACCCATAGaaagaacaaataaattcggaataatatattttataaagtcGATTTGTTCTTTATTCTTAAGTTAAGTCTATGAATTATATTTACAGAAAGCCACTAAATTCGTAACAGTTACAGTCAATTGGGATATCCTTCTCCAGCTCAAGATACAACGATCATTTCCGGTTCCGGACTGGAGGCGTTCGATGAGATGGTGGAGTCGCAGCTCTCGTCCTTTTCGCGTTTCTCCCGTCGCTCGCGAGCCCTTCGATTCTGGAACCAGATCTTGACCCGCGTGTTGGTCAGCTCCAAGGAGTCCGCTAGTTTGTTGGCGTCCTCCGCGCTTAGGTAGTTGGACTCCTTGTAGGCACTTTCCAAggcctgcagctgctgcggaGTAAATGGGATGCGGGGCAGGCGACCAGGAGTTCTTTTTGCGGGAGCATTGTGGCGGAGGGCCCTGGGCAACTTGGGCGGATGGTAGCGGGTGTACTGCAGCCAGTCGTAGACGGGAATCTGAGCCTCCGCAGCAGAGGCTGGAGGAGAACCTGCAGACTCCTTCGAGGAATAAGATGCTGGGTGGGCGTACGGATGGAAGGGCAAGCTGGCACGAAGTCGCTGAAGGACTCCCAAGGAGGCATTGGT is a window encoding:
- the LOC122622025 gene encoding homeobox protein MSH-C, translating into MSDFSIEYILNRAGDRYVGTNASLGVLQRLRASLPFHPYAHPASYSSKESAGSPPASAAEAQIPVYDWLQYTRYHPPKLPRALRHNAPAKRTPGRLPRIPFTPQQLQALESAYKESNYLSAEDANKLADSLELTNTRVKIWFQNRRARERREKREKDESCDSTISSNASSPEPEMIVVS